CGCCATCAGCAGGCCCTCGGCGCCGTCCACGAAGTCCACGGCACCCTCTTCGTAGTCGATGAAGTTCGCCAGCTTCGGCAGGTCGTGCGCGTCGGCCCACTCCTCGGAGCCGAGCAGGACTGCGGAGGCGCCGTCGGTCAGTGCGGTGGAGTTGGCCGCCGTCATGGTGGCCTCCTCCCCCAGGTCACGGCCGAAGGCCGGGGAGAGCTTGCCCAGCCTCTCCAGCGTGGAGTCGGCGCGCATGTTGTTGTCCCGGTTCAGTCCCTTGAAGGGGGTGACCAGGTCGTCGAAGAATCCTCGGTCGTAGGCGGCGGCCAGGTTCTTGTGGCTGGCCAGCGCGAGCTCGTCCTGCTCCGCTCGGGTGATGCCCCAGGCGTGGGCGGTGATCGCCATATGCTCGCCCATGGAGAGTCCGGTGCGGGGCTCGTTGACGCCGGGGGCCTGCGGAGCAAGGTGGGCTGGACGGATCTTGGACAGCGCCTTGAGCCGCTGGCTCAGGGTCTTGGCACGATTGGCCTCCATCAGGATGCCGCGCAGCTCATCGGTCACCACGATCGGGGCGTCCGAGATCGAGTCCACGCCACCTCCGATTGCGGAATCGATCTGCCCGAGCTTGATCTTGTTCGCCAGCGAGCCGATGGCCTCCATGCCGGTGGCACAGGCCATCTGCACGTCGAAGGCCGGAGTCTTCGGGTCCAGCGGGGTGCCCAGCACCGATTCGCGGGTCAGGTTGAAGTTCTTGGAGTGCTTCATCACCGCACCTGCTGCAACGGTGCCCAGCTGCTGGCCCTGGAGGCCGAACCGCGCCACCAGCCCGTTCAGCGTCGAGGTCAGCATGTCTTGGTTTCCGGCGGTGGCGTAGGCGCTGTGGGCCCGGGCGAAGGGGATGCGGTTTCCGCCGATGATGACGGCGTCGCGGACGTTCTGTGCACTCATGGAACTCACTCCTGGTCTGGGGGTTGCAGGTCCCGACGGGTCGCGGCCTGGTGGGGCCGGATCGGCAGGTCTTGCATTTGTTACTGGTCAGTATCATAGACTATTTTGTGTGCAGGATCACTGATCATTCGAGTGGCCCGCCCGCTCATCCCAGCTCTGAGGAGACTCCATGTCCCACCCCACGGTCACCGACCCCATCGACGCCGCCGACACCGAAGTCCGCGTGGACAAGAAGGTGATGGAGGACGTGCTGCTCGGGCATTGGGCCGACACTCGTCGCCACGCCCGGGAGCTGCTCAAGAACGAGGCCTTCCACAAGGTCGAGGGAATGTCCAAGGAGGATCACCGCGAGCGCGTCTTCAAGCAGATGCACCTGCTTGCCGAGGACGGCGCGGTGCACCGGGCGTTCCCGAAGGAGTTCGGCGGCTCCGACGCCCACGGGGCGAACATCGCCGCCTTCGAGGAGCTCGTCACCGCGGATCCCTCGCTGCAGATCAAGGCCGGCGTGCAGTGGGGCCTCTTCGCCGCCGCCGTGATGCACCTGGGATCCGAGGACCATCACCGCCGGTTCCTTCCCGCCACCATGGACCTCCGGGCTCCGGGCGCCTTCGCGATGACCGAGTTCGGCCACGGCTCCGACGTCGCCTCCATCGGCACCACCGCGACCTATGACCCGTCCACCGAGGAGTTCATCCTCAACACTCCCTTCCCCGCCGCCACCAAGCGTTACCTCGGCAATGCCGCGAATGACGCCAAGGACGCCGTCGTCTTCGCCCAGCTGATCACCAATGGGGTCAACCACGGCGTGCACTGCCTCTACACCAACATCCGGGGCGAGGACGGCAAGCCGCTGGCAGGCATCACCATCACCGATGAGGGCCAGAAGGGCGGCCTCAACGGGGTGGATAACGGCTGCTTCAGCTTTGACAACATCCGAGTGCCACGGACCAACCTGCTCAACCGCTATGGCGACGTCGCCGCTGACGGCACCTACAGCTCGCCGATCGACTCCCCCGGTCGTCGCTTCTTCACGATGCTCGGCACCCTGGTGCAGGGGCGCGTCTCACTCACCGGCGCCTCGGTGGCGGCTTCGAAGCTGGCTCTCATCGGTGCGATCACCTACGGCAACCAGCGCCGCCAGTTCAACGCCTCCTCCACGATCGAGGAAGAGGTGCTGCTGGACTATCAGCTCCATCAGCGTCGCCTGCTGCCGCGCCTGGCCACCACCTTCGCGGCGAACTTCGCCCACGAGAACCTGCTGACCAAGCTCGATGACGTCTTCTCCGGCAAGGATGCTTCTGACGAGAACCGCCAGGAGCTGGAGACCCTCGCCGCCGCGATCAAGTCCGTGACCACCTGGCACGCGCTGGACACGCTGCAGGAGGCCCGCGAGGCCTGTGGCGGGGCGGGCTTCATCTCCGAGAACCGGCTGGTCTCGCTGCGCGCCGACCTCGACGTCTACGTCACCTTCGAAGGCGACAACAACGTGCTGCTCCAGCTGGTCGCCAAGCGGCTGCTCAGCGACTATGCCGCAGAGTTCAAGGACGCCGACTTCGGTGTGCTCTCCCGCTACGTGGCCAATCAGGCACAGTCCACGGTGATGAACCGCTTCGGTCTGCGCCGCGCCGTGCAGTCAGTCCAGGACACCGGCGATGAACGGCGCAGCGCCAACTGGTTCAAGCAGCCCGAGGTGCAGCGTGAGCTGCTCACCGAACGCTCCCGGCAGATGGTCATCGATGTGGCCGGCGAGCTGCGGTCGGCCTCGAAGCTGCCCGCCGCCAAGCAGGCGGCGATCTTCAACGAGCACCAGTTCGAGATCATCAACGCCGCGAAGGCCCATGCGGACCTGTTGCTCTGGGAATCCTTCACCGAGGCCCTGGAGCGGGTGAGCGATCCGGGCACCAAGCAGATCATGACCTGGCTGCGCGACCTGTACGCGCTGACCCGCATCGAGGACACCCTGGACTGGTATCTGCTCAACGGACGGATCTCCTCCCAGCGGGCGCGCACGCTGACCCCCTACGTGAACCGGCTGCTCGAGCGCCTGCGCCCACACGCCCAGGACATCGTGGACTCCTTCGGCTACTCCCCCGAACATGTCCGCATGGAGATCACCTCGGGCGCCGAGCAGCGGCGCCAGGACGAGTCCATGGAGTACTACCGGGCACTGCGGGCCTCCCCTGACGGCCCGGTGGACGAGAAGCTGATGCAGTCGCGGAAGAGGTGAATCGGAAGCCCGCGCGGGCTTCTGCTTGAATAGCAGGATGGATTCCGAGCTTGCGTTCCCCCGTGCCGATGAAGAGAACCTGACCCGCGAGGAGGCTGCCCGGCGCAGTGCCCTCCTCACGGTCCAGGACTATGAGGTCGAGGTGGATCTGCGTGCTGCCGGGGCCGCCGATGCGGTGACTTACCCCGTGCACACCAGGATCCACTTCGAGGCCTCCGAGCCGGGTGCCTCGACCTTCCTGGATCACCTCGGGGACTCGGTCGAGTCAGTGGTGCTCAACGGGGTGGCGCTGGAGACCCCGACCCATGTGGGTCCGGCCCGGATCCTGCTGCCGGAGCTCCGTGCGGGCAACGTGGTGGAGATCTTCTCCACCGCGCGGTATTCGCGCTCGGGTGAAGGTCTGCACCGGTTCGTGGATCCGGCCGACGACCAGGTGTACCTGTACACCCAGTACGAACCTGCCGATTCCCGGCGGGTCTTCCCGGTCTTCGAGCAGCCCGACCTCAAGGCGCAGTTCAGCTTCTCGATCATCGGCCCGCACGTCTGGCAGCTGCGGTCCAACGGAGCGGAGATCGCCCGCGAGGTGCTCGACGCTGGCACGCCGGACCCCCAGGGTGGCGTCCTGGCTGAGCCGCCGGTCTGCGTGACCTTCGAGAAGACTCCTCGGATGTCGTCCTACATCACGGCCCTGTTGGCGGGTCCGTACCACCGCGTCGCGGGGCACTACAGTCGCCACGGTGGGTCTGGCGACGTCGCCGGGCTCCCCGGCGGTGAGTCGCTGGAGGTCGAGCTCGGGGTGCTCTGCCGCGCCTCGCTCGCGGAGCACTTCGACGCCGAGGAGCTGCTGGAGCTGACCCGGCGCGGGTTGGACTTCTTCCACCAGGAGTTCGGCTACGCCTACCCGTGGGGGAAGTACGACCAGGTCTTCGTGCCGGAGTACAACCTCGGTGCGATGGAGAACCCCGGTCTCGTCACCTTCACCGAGAAGTATGTCTTCGACACTGCAGCCACCGACGCACAGTACGAGACCCGCGCGAACACCCTGATGCATGAGATGGCGCATATGTGGTTCGGCGACCTGGTGACCATGCACTGGTGGGACGACCTGTGGCTCAAGGAGTCCTTCGCGGACTACATGGGATCCCTCGCGGTCGACGAGGCCACGGACTGGACGACCTCCTGGATCTCCTTCGCCAACGGGCGCAAGGCCTGGGCCTATGTGCAGGATCAGCTGCCGACCACGCATCCGATCGTGGCGGACATTCCCGACCTCGAAGCGGCCGATCAGAACTTCGACGGGATCACCTACGCCAAGGGCGCCTCGGTGCTCAAGCAGCTGGCTGCCTACGCCGGTCGCGAGTCCTTCCGTGAGGCAGCCCAGCGTTACTTCGCCCGGCATGCCTTCGGCAATGCCACCCTGGCGGACTTCCTCGCAGTCCTGGAGGAGGTCACCGGAGCCAATATGGACAGCTGGGCGCAGGCCTGGCTGCAGACCGCCGGCGTGCCGGTGCTCTCCGCGGAGCTCGGCGACTCGGCTGAAGACCCCTCCGGCGGCACCGTCGTGGTCCGTCAGCAGGGCACGGACCCGGCCACCGGGGAGCCTGTGGCGCGCCCGCACCGCATCCGGGTGGGTGTCCACGTCCTGGACACCGCCACAGGCACGCTGAGACTGCACGCCGCCGAGGAGGTCTTCCTGGACCCTGCCGCCGCAGGCGGACTGACCCCGGTTCCCGCGCTGAGCGTGCCCCGAGATCAGCCCCGGCTGCTGCTGCCCAACGAGGGTGACCTGACCTACGCCAAGATCAGCCTCGACGCTGAATCACTGGCTGCGGTGCTGAGCTACCCGGTGGCGGACCCGTTGGCCCGGGCCACCGTCTGGGCGGCCCTGTGGTCCATGGTGCGCGACGGCGAGCTCAGCTCCCGCCGCTTCCTGCAGGCCGTGCAGACCATGGGTCTGGGCATCGAGGAGATCGTCGTCGTCCAGGGGCTGCTGCGGCAGTCGCTCACGGCGCTGGAGCGCTTCACGCCACCGGCCCAGCGCGGTGCGCTGCAACAGGACCTCGCTGGCAGGCTGGCCGGGGAGCTGACTCGCACCGACGGAGACCATCAGCGCGCCATCGCACGAACCCTGGCGGTCCTCTCGCGTCGGGAGGGCTCGCAGCTGGACCTGCTCGAGGCGCTGCTCGACGGTTCGGGCGAAGACTTCGGCATCTCCGGCCTGCGCATCGACGAGGAGCTGCGCTGGGCGTTCCTGCAGGCGCTGGCCGCGCATGGCCGCGTCGACATGGGGCAGCTGGACGCGGAGCTCACCGCGAAGACCACCGCCCGGGCGCGCATCGCGCACCGGCTGGCCGCGGCCGCACGACCCGACCGCCGAGTGAAGGCCGACGCATTCGAACAGGCCCTTGGCGGGACCGATGAGGACGGGCGCGAGCTCTCCAACGATCACCTCACCGCCACCGTGGAGGGCTTCGGCATCGCCGCAGATCCCGCCACGGCCTCACTCATCGCCGCGCAGACAGAGGCCTATTTCGAGTCTCTGCTGCGGGTCTGGAACCAGATGAGTCAGGGACAGGCCACCCGCGTGATCTCTGGCCTCTACCCCGGAGCTCAGGATCTCGAGGAGGGCCAGGTCCCGGAGGAGCACCCGCTGGTGCTGCGCACCGCTGCCTGGCTGCAGGAGAACGCCGAGGCCCCGGGGGCCCTGCGTCGGCTGCTGATCGAGGAGCAGGACCACCTGCTCCGCGGACTCCGCGCCCAGGCCGCTGCCCAGGTCTGAGCCGGACCGGGGACTGAGCCCTCGGGTTCGCGCGCTCCTCATCGCTGTTGTCGCATCCCTATGCCATGTCCCCTCGTTATTTCCGTCCAAAGCAGTGGGACATGGCATAGGGATGCGACGGAAAGTGATCGGCGGGGTGGGATCGGTTCCCGGTCAGTCCCGGATGAGTTCTTCCATCTCGGCGTCGGTCTGCGCTTCGCGCTTGGCCCGGCGCTTGTCATTGAGCAGGCACAGCAGGATGGCGATGCCGAAGAGCACGGCGAGCGGGATCGCGAGGAAGAACATGGTGACCGCGTCGCCGCCGGGGGCCGCCAGTGCGGAGACGACGGCGATCAGCATGACCACGCCGCGCCAGGCCTTGAGCACCTGCTTGCCGCTGACCAGCCCCATCATGTTCACCCCGACGAGCACGACGGGGATGATCATGGCGAGGCCGAAGGCCAGGAACAGGTGCAGCACGAAGGTGAAGTAGACGTCCGGGTCGATGATGTTGGACGTGCCTTCGGGGTTCAGCGCGAGGAAGAAGTCGATGGCCTGCGGGAGCACGCTGTAGGCGGCTGCGATGCCGGCGAGGAACAGCGGGACGGAGGCGCCGATGAATCCGATGGCGTAGCGCTTCTCCGTCTTGCGCAGCCCGGGCATGATGAAGGCCCAGATCTGGTAGAGCCAGATGGGCGAGGAGACCACGAAGCCCACGAAGAGCGAGAGCCGGATCATGAGGTCCAGCGGACCACCCACGGTGCTGAACGCGATGTCCGCCAGGCGGCCGTCCTCTTCATAGCCGAGGATGGGCTCGGCGAGCACCTGCACCAGCCAGTCGTAGAGGAAGAAGCCCGCGACGGCGCCGGCCAGGATCCCGAGTGCGGCCTTGATGAGGCGATTGCGCAGTTCGCGGAGATGATCCTTCAGCGCCATGGTCCGCTCGGGGTCGCGCCGCCTCTTCTGCGTGGTGGCCATGCGAGTTAGCGGTGGTCTCCCCGTGGCTCCCGCTCTCCGGAACGGTTCTGCTGCTCGGCGGTCGGGTCATTCGGGTTGAGCACACGGCCCTCGACGGGGGCGCGATCCTGGGTGGAGTCCTCCGCGCCCGAGGCGGTGGAGTCGTCGGAGTTCTTCCGGGATTCCTCGCTCATGGTGCGCACCTCAGACCGGAAGATGCGCATGGACTGACCCAATGACTTGGCCAGTTTAGGCAGCTTCGGGGCTCCGAAGAGCAGGATGATGAGCAGAGCAATGATTGCGATCTGCCAGCCGGTGATGTTCATAGCGCAGGTCCTTTCCTCGAGGCCAATGGTACGCCACTCATCCCTCGTGCTCAGACAGCTGTGTCCGGGCGCGGTCATGGACTTCGCGGCGCAGTTCGGCGGGGGCGAGCACTGCCATATCGCCGCCCGCCTGCAGGCACAGCCTGATCAGCGCCTCCCGGCTCTGGAACCAGGTGCTGATGCTGCGGGCACCGTCGGTGTGGGTGCGCTGGCGCTGCGGCGCGTACCGGTCGGCGAGGCCGGCGGCCGCCGGGGAGAAGCGAAGGACGACGTCGAGGCCACCAGCACCGCGTGGCGGCCGCGGAGGTTCCATCGGAGTCTGCGCGAGCGCTCGGGCCTGTTCGCCGATCGGCTCCTCGGGCAGGGCGGTGTGCTCAAGGATGCGGGAGCTGAGGAAGTTGCGCGGCGCCTGGGCCAGTCGGCACCAGGCCTGCAGGTAGACGCGGGGCCCGTCGATGTAGACCTGCGCGGGCTCCACGATCCGGCGGGTGCGCGTGCCTTCGGCGTCCTCGTAGACGAGCTCCAGACAGGTGCCGCTCCGGGCCGCCTCGCGCAGCGCTGAGACCTCCTGGGTCTGCGCCTGCGCTCCAGCGGCCACCTGGGTGGCGGCGCGCTGCAGGCCGTCCGGAAGCACCGTGGTGATCTTCTCCCGCAGCGAGACCGCCGCAGGCAGCCAGAGGTCGAGTGCCGCCTCGGCCTCCCCGATCATCGTGTTCAGCGCGATCAGGAGTGAGAGCGCTCCCGGTTTGGTCAGCGTCAGCGGCCGGGCCAGCACATCCCCGGTGCGCGCCGAGGGCATCGCGAGGGTGATCGGCTCATCAGCAGGCAGGTACTCCTCGGTGAACTGCGCGAGGTTCAGCGGCGGAGCCGGGTCGACGTCGATGAACTCGCCATACTGTTCTGGACCGAAGCTGCCTGACTGCTGGATGGAGAGCAGGTCTTTGAGCAGCTGCTTGGGCGTGATCTGGTGTCGGCGCAGCAGCTCCGAGGGACGCGCGCCCGGAGAGCTGAGCAGATACGCGGCGATGGAGAGCACCCGCTCCACCTTGCGGTGTGCGGGGTCCGCCTGACGCGCAGGAGCCGCCGGTGCGAGCCGCGGAAGCGGAGGGGCCGGAGAGCCGTGCGCGTCCAGCACCCCGCGGAGAAGCTCTGCGGGATCCTCGGCACCGGTGAACGCCTCGAGCGCGGCACGGGCGTCCGCCCCGGCGACGGCGCTGCGCTGCTCCTCGGTGAGTCGGGGCTGCGGTGTCAGGGTGCTGATCGGCCCGTGCACACGATCGAGCCGAAAGACGCGACGGGCGTCTCGGTCCAGGTCATGACCGATCAGGTACCAGTGTCCACGGGCTGCGTAGTCCAGCAGCACGACCCGTCGAGGCGCTGGTTGGGCGGCACCGCGCGCGGAGTAGTCGAATCCGACGACCGTGCCGGCATCGAACGCCGCGAGCTCGGTGAGTCGGTCGAACTCGTCGTCGCTGCCCAGGTTGAAGCTCAGCGCACCTGCCTGGTCCTCGGATCGAAGCGAGGCGGCAGACTCCGTGGACAGCGCCCAGCTCGCCTGCTCCAGCCATGAGCGCGTCCGGCTCCCCGACCACAGCTGGCTCGCACGGGTCAGGACGAGGCTCTCGGCATCGGTGAGCTGGAGCGCCGGGAGTCCATAGTCATCCGGGTCGATGCGGTACCGGTAGTCGTCCCGGTCGGCGGCCGGTTCTGCGATCGCGATCCCGCAGCCGCGCAGGTGGTCCTTGTCGCGGCTGAACAGCCGTTCCCAGGCGTCCTCGGACTGGCCCTGACCGAAGGAGCGGTAGTGCTCGACCCGCTCACGGATCTCGGTCTTGGTCAGCCCGCCGCTGCCCGCGTCGAGGATGCTGGCGGCCAGGGAGAACGCTCGAGCCACGCCGTAGTCGGCGTAGACGTCCTGCAGCTCGTCCTCCTGAGCGGAGGCTCCCTGCGACTCCGCGGGGGGCTCAGCCGCCGCGGAGTCGAGAGGCGTGGAGTCGAGAGGCGTGGCCGTGCCGGCGTGCTGCGGGTCCGTCACAGCCGCAGGTCAGGAAGCCTTGCGGACGCTGACCAGGTCCACCACGAAGATCAGGGTCTCGTTCGGACCGATGGCAGCGCCGGCACCCTGCTCGCCGTAGGCCAGGTGCGGCGGAATCTCGAAGCGGCGCCGGGCGCCCTCCTTCATGCCGATGAGCCCCTGGTCCCAGCCCTGGATGACCTGTCCGATGCCGGCGGTGAAGTCGAGGGTCTCACCACGGTTCCAGGAGGCGTCGAACTCCTCGCCGGTGGACCAGGAGACGCCCACGTAGTGGCAGGAGATCTGGTCCCCCGGTTCCACGGCGTGACCGCCGCCGGAGATCAGTTCCTCGATGACGAGCTCCTGCGGCGGGGTGTCTCCGGGAAAGTCGATCTCAGGACGGGTGCGGTCGTAGCTGCGCTGGCCGAAGGACATTACTCGGTCTCCTCTTCGTTCTGGTTCTCGTCAGTGTTCTCGGAGTCGCCGCCGGAGCCCGCGTCGCCACCCTCGGCGCCGCCCTCCTGCTGGCCCTCCATCTCTTCGATCATCTCCTGAATCTCTTCTTCGGTGAGCTCAGGCTGTCCGGACTCCGGAGCGGTGGCTGCAGCGGGCTCGGGTGCGTCCGCAGAGGCGATGAGGTCCACCACGAAGATCAGGGTCTCCCCCGCAAGCTCATTCTGGGCGCCTTCCTCGGCGTCTTCGTCGACCTCGCCATAGCCGGCCTCAGGCGGAATGACCATCAGCACCCGGGAACCGACCTGCTTGCCCTCCAGCGCTTCGGCCCAGCCTGGAACCAGGTTCGCCAGCGGGAATCCTGCCGGGCCTGGATCGGCCTCTTCGTCGTCGGTGGGCCAGTTGGAGTCGAACTCCTCGCCGTCAGAGTACTTCCAGCCGGAGTAGCGGACGACGACCTGGTCGTCGGCGGCGATCTCGTCACCGTCGCCCTGGATCAGGACCTCGGAGGTGGTCTCCTCCGGGGCGTCCCCGGTGATCTCTCCGGCGAGCGCGGGAGCCTCACCCTCGGTGCTCTCGATCTCCGGGAGGTCTCCACTCTGCTCCTGGGCCTCACCGGTGGCGTAGGCCTCGGACTGGCCCTCCACGCGCAGCACCAGCAGCGTGGCGGGGGCCTGTGACTCGGCGTTGGCAGGTTCGAAGAGGGCGATCTCGGAGCCCACCGTCAGATCGGTGTCGGTCAGCGAGTCGAAGATGAACTCACTCTGCTCCTGCATCTGGGGCAGGAAGACCATCGAAGGGTCGCCCTCCGTGAAGCTCTCCTCCTGGACCTCGCCGGTCTCGGGGTCGACCACAGCGTGGGAGACCTCGAGGATCTGCTCCTCGTCCAGGTCCTCCCCGTCACCACGGTCGAGGACTCGGGACGCCTCTTCCTCGATCTCGAGCGGGTTGCGCAGAATGACCTCGGGGGCGCCCTCCTCGGTGTAGTGCAGCTCGACGCCGGAGAGGGCATCGGTGTCGCCCAGGCCCTCGGTGGAGCAGGAGGACAGCAGCAGGACCGCCGGAACGGAAAGTGCCACAGTGGTGCGGCGGAACGAACGATGCACAATGATTCCTTCGAGGTGGACAGCGACCGAGACACGGTCTGGGACCTGCCAGCACTGTACAGGCCGGATACCAGGTTCGTCAGATCAGCGGAGGCTCAGCAAACTCCCGGGGAGAAGCAAGCGTATAGCGCTCACTCAGCGCCAGCGGCACCGCCTGTTCCCGGCGCTGCGCCAGGTTCTGCTCGCGCAGCGTCTCGACACGATCACCCAGCTTCGCCAGCAGCGTGTCCAGACGCGGATCGTCTGCGAGCAGCGGGTCCTTGAGCATGAGCGCGTCCAGCGGACGGTCCACCAGCTTGTGGTGCACCCAGTCCACGGTGTGCTCCGCCCCCAGCGCACGCGCCGTGGAGAGGAACCGACCGCGCAGGGCCGCTCGAGTGGTGCTCGGCGGGTCCACGATGGCACGCTCGATCCGCTCCGGCTGCAGCTGGGTGCTGACCCTGCCGTGCGCGGCGAGCACATTGAAGACCCCTCGTCGCGGGTGGACGTCGTGGTAGGCCATGTCCAGCTGCTCCAGCTTCGGATGCCCCTGGCGAAGCCCGCCTCGTTCGGCGACGTCGGTGAGCAGACGCTTCTTGATCGCCCAATCGATGTCGCGTTCGATCGAACTGTGGTCTCCGCTGGCGACCGCCTGCAGGGTGCGTTCCCAGAGCTCGAAGATCTGCTCCACCTGGGCGTGGTGCGCCCCGTTCTCCCGGACGAACCGCCGGGCCCGGTCCAGCAGACCCGATTGGATGTCCACGGCGGTCATCTCGGGACCATTGCGGACCTTCACGGTGGCGGTGCCAGTGATGTCGTGGCTGATGTGACGGATGGCCCCGATCGGGTTCTCCAGCTCGAAGTCTCCCACCGGCACGCCGGACTCGACCATGCGCAGCACCAGGTCGGTGGCGCCGTAGCGCAGCAGGCTCGTGGTCTCGGACATGTTGGAATCTCCGACGATCACATGCAGCCGACGGTGCAGCGCCGCATCGGCATGCGGCTCGTCCCGGGTGTTGATGATCGGCCGTGAGCGCGTGGTGGCCGAAGAGATGCCCTCCCACATGTGATCGGCGCGCTGCGAGAACGCGTAGTGCGCCGGGGTCTCGTCGGTGGCCGGCACGAGTCGTCCGGCGCCGACGAGGATCTGTCGGGTGACCAGGAAGGGCAGCAGGATCGTGGAGAG
The nucleotide sequence above comes from Nesterenkonia halotolerans. Encoded proteins:
- the pafA gene encoding Pup--protein ligase, whose translation is MERRVFGVETEFGITHQGGEHRGLPPDELARYIFRPVLKWGRSSNVFIPNASRLYLDVGSHPEYATAECDDLLDLIASDRAGELIMHDLAQRAQAAMAEDGFDGSVYLLKNNVDSQGNSYGSHENYMIPRTTHFRRLSTILLPFLVTRQILVGAGRLVPATDETPAHYAFSQRADHMWEGISSATTRSRPIINTRDEPHADAALHRRLHVIVGDSNMSETTSLLRYGATDLVLRMVESGVPVGDFELENPIGAIRHISHDITGTATVKVRNGPEMTAVDIQSGLLDRARRFVRENGAHHAQVEQIFELWERTLQAVASGDHSSIERDIDWAIKKRLLTDVAERGGLRQGHPKLEQLDMAYHDVHPRRGVFNVLAAHGRVSTQLQPERIERAIVDPPSTTRAALRGRFLSTARALGAEHTVDWVHHKLVDRPLDALMLKDPLLADDPRLDTLLAKLGDRVETLREQNLAQRREQAVPLALSERYTLASPREFAEPPLI